The DNA window AGGAGCGCATCCGTGCCCGATGGCAGCTACGCGTTCGAGCCGTCGAGTGCGGGCGTCGACTTCAAGAGCCTGGGCGCGCTGCTCGGTACCTGCGCCGCACAGTACCGAAACCCGAGCGGCAAACCCGTGTTCGACTGCAAGAAGGTCGCGGCTGGGAACTGAAGCTGGGTCGGGGCTGCCGCTTCACGCAGTCGAGGCTGCGGGCGCGCGTGGAGCTCGCGCCGGCCGAAATACGCCGCGAGGTTCTTCGAGCTCCCGTGCCAAGCCGCTCACGGATGCGACTGCGGCGCGCTGCCGAGTTCGAGTAGTCTCACGTCGTGCCCTCCACGCTCCGTGTGCTCCTGGCTCTGGCAGTCGCCGTCGGCTGCAGCCCGGCACCCGCGCCGCCGGCACTGAGCGCACCGCCGGAACGCGCCGCAACGAGCGCGCCGAACCCCGGGCCCACGGCAGCTCCTTCCCCACCCCCGACAGCGTCCGGCTCCGCAGCCCCGCCACCGGCACCCGCCTGGGAAGAGTCTCCGCTGAAGCGTTTGCCCCCGGAGTTCGTCACCTTCGGCGAGAGCCCGCGCCTCGAGTGCGGCAAGTTTGTCCTCGAGGCGCTGACGGATGCTTCGAGCAACAACGAACCGTACGTTCGTGTCACGGCTCACAACGGCAAGCCAATCTACCAGGCCAAAGGCCGAGAGTACTCGGTCGGGCGCGGCGAGCCGCGCATGCGTATGTCGCTGCTCGCCGACTGGTGTGGTGATCTCACCGGGGACGGCGTTCCGGAGCTCTTGCTCACCGAACGCACGATGGGGGCCCACTGCTGTTACACCCACTACGTCGTGTCGCTGACCTCGCCGACGCATCGCCTGTTGATGTGGGAGAAGGGCGACGGCGGACACGGCGTGCTGCCGGTGAAGCTCAAGCCCGGAGCGACCTGGCAGCTGCTCAGCTGGGACATCATCGACCCGCCGTTTTCGGTCGCCGCGGGAGACCCGGTCTTGTCCTACGCCACCACACCGTCGTTCCCCATCGTGTTCGATCTGGTCGGCGGCAAGTACCAAAAACATACGTTCGCATTCGGAGCAGCGCTCGCCAAGCGTCGCGAAGCGGAGCGTGCCGAGTGCCGCGACAAACCCGCTCAGTGCGAGCTCTCCGAGCTCCTCGAGTGGGGCTACGGCCTGATCATCGGCGACTGGGCCCAAGAAAAATCGGCGGCCGTTCCCGACGCAGAGCTGCGAACGCGCCTGGACGTTCGCGCCGCCGCGATGAAACGTCTGCTCGAACAGCGCCTCGGTCGCTGAAGCGCGGGCGCTCTAACAAGCACGCAGCCGAGGGTCGTCGAGCGCCGACGCCCCGCCGAAAGCTGCTAATATCGACGAATGTTCATCGCTCGTTTGCTCGCGGTGCTGGTGACCGGCAGCCGCGTCGAACGGGAGGCGGTCTTGCACGATGCGATCCTGTTGCGGCTCGCGGATGGCACGCTCTGCCAGGGCAGGGCGCTGGTCCTGTCGTCACTCGAACGCGGCGGCGGCGCTACCTACAGGGTCATCGACGCCGGGCCCGACAGCGTGAGCGTCGCGCTCCAGGTTCCCGACGTGCCCGGCCACCTGGAATTCACGCTGCGCGGCGAGGCCGTCGACGGAAAGCTGATCGCGGTCCACGTCGAGGTCTGAACCCTCAGCCTGCCTGGCTGATCCACCGGGAAAACTCGCTGGAAAATAGCCGCGGCACCCGGCGAAGGGCCGCGAGATCCGGTGCACCGCTGAGCAGCATCGCCGCTCGAAGCTCCTCCTCGATGCGATCGAAGAGCGCGTTGGCAGCGTCCACTCCGCCGCTCTCGAGCGCCTTCAACACCGGGCGCGCGAGCCCGGCTGCGTTTGCCCCGAGCGCCACGGCTTTGGCCACGTCGAGCCCCGAGCTGACTCCGCCGGTGGCGAAGACACTGTCGAAGCCATGCCCAGCCACGAACACGAGACTCACCGCAGTCGGGATCCCCCAGTCCCAGAACGTCTCGCCGAGCGCGCGCCGCGAAGCATCCCCGCGATGGGTCTCGACCGCAACCCAGCTGGTCCCTCCGGCGCCAGAGACGTCCACATGCCGCACTCCGCGCGCGCGAAGTCGCCGGGCCACGTTCGCCGAGATGCCGCAGCCCGTCTCCTTGACGACGACCGGCACGGGCAGCTCCCGAACCAGACGCTCCAGAGTGTCGAGCCCGCCGCGAAAGTCTCGATCGCCGCCCATTTGCACCAGCTCCTGGGCTGGGTTCAAGTGCACACACAGCGCGTCGGCGCCGACGGCCTGCACGAGCCCGCCGAGCTCGTCGCTCGACATGGTCGTTGCTTGCACCAGCCCCACGTTGCCCAGCAGCAGCACGTTCGGCGCAACGTCGCGCACCGCGTAGCTAGCGAGCAGCGACGGATCCTTGTGCATGGCGCGCTGACTTCCGAGCCCGAACGCGTATCCCCGTGCTTCCGCCAGCGCAGCGAGGTCTCGGTTGATGCGCCCGGCTCGCTCCGTGCCACCCGTCATTCCCGCGATCAAGATCGGCGCTCTCAGTAGCTTGCCGAGCACGTTCGAGCCGAGGTCGAGCTCATCGACCGCCAGCTCCGGCAGTGCGTTGTGCACGAAGCGCATCTGCTCGAACAACGTCGTGGTCTGACGGAAGCCGACGTCGCCGTGGGCCGCGAGATCCAGGTGGTCGTCCTTGCGCTTTCCGATCTCGCTCATCGAGGAAGAAGCGGGCCACACATGGGCGAAAAAGAGAAGGCGGAAGCGCGGACCGCGAGAGCATTGACAGCCCCGCGGCCGCTCCCTACGCTTTGTCCGGAAAATGCCTAAGAGGTCGAGGACTTCCGCGAGAGGTGGGGGCTCGGCACGCCGCCCGCCGCGAGCCAAGGCAAAGGCGATCGCAAAAAATCCCTTCGCCGCCCTGATGAGCGCCGTTCGTCGCGACGTGGACGCAAAGCTCACGACCTACCTGGGAGCGCGCCTGAGCGCAGCCAAGGCGTACGGCTCTGGGGTCACCGACATGGTGAGCGCCCTGTCGGATCTGACCCTGCGCGGAGGCAAGCGTGCGCGGGCGGCGCTGCTGGTCACGGGCTACCGAGCCGCGAGCGCCAAAGCGAAGCTCGAGCCCGCGCTCGACGCCGGTGTGGCGGTCGAGCTGCTCCACGCCTACTTCCTGGTTCACGACGACTGGATGGACCATGACGAGACCCGGCGCGGGGGTCCGAGTGTTCACGCCGCGCTGTCCCGTCGCCTCCGCTCCCGAGACAAAGGCGAGGCTTCCGCCATCTTGGCCGGAGACTACGCGGTGGCGCTGGCCACCGACGCGCTGGCGCGCGTCGACATCGAGCCAACACGCATGCGGCGTGTGCTCGAGTGTTTCGCAGAGATGCAGATCGACGCGGTGACCGGGCAGCAGCTCGATCTCCTCGCGAACGCCGCCGATGTCGAGAAGGTCTACGTGCTGAAGACGGGCAGCTACACCGTGCGCGGTCCCCTGCGCCTGGGCGCGCTGATGGCCGGCGGCACACCAAGGCTGCTGACCGCGCTCGATCAGTTCGCGCTACCGGTCGGGGTTGCGTATCAGCTCCGCGACGACATCCTGAGTGTGTTCGGGGATCCCAAGACCACGGGCAAACCCTTCGGCAGCGACATCAAATCCGGGAAAAATACCGTGCTGCTCTTGACCGCCCTCAAGCGCGCGCGGGGTCGCGATCATCGGATTTTGAAGGCGGCCACCGGCAATTCGCGGGCCACGGAGGCCGAGCTGCGCCAGGCCGTCGAGGTGATCGAGCGATCCGGCGCCCGCGACTTGGTCGAGGCGCGCATCGACGAGCTGGTGCAATCGGCCCTCGCCGTGCTCCAGAAGGGTCGACTCTCGCCCGATGGGGTGGCGCTGCTCCAAGGCGCCGCGCGGGTGCTCACGCTCAGGCGAAGCTGATGGCTTCTGCCTGCGGCAAGGTCATCCTGCTCGGGGAGCACGCGGTGGTGCACGGAGTCCCGGCCATCGCCGCGGGCATCGAACACGGCGCCAAGGCCAGGGCCGAGCGCGGGGACTCGCCGCTGCTCGAGCTCTCCGGCTCGCTGGTGACTCCAGGCGAGGACCACGAGATCGCGCGGGCGTTCGGCGCACTCTTGACCGAGCTGGGGAGCCCAGCGGTGCGCGTGACGGCGAGCTCCGACCTGCCCATCGGCGCGGGCCTCGGGTCATCGGCTGCGATCGCCGTGGCGATCGCACGCTCCATCCTCGAGCTCGATGGCCAGCCATCCGACGAACGAGCCTTGTCCGCGGCCATGGCCTGGGAGCGGGTCTTTCACGGCAATCCGTCCGGCATCGACACCGCCGCCGCGGCACAGGGCGGCTGCATCTGGTTCACACGGGCCGCAGGCCCCGAATCCCTCGCGCTCGGTGCGCCCCTCACGCTGGCCATCGCAGTCTCCGGGCCGTCGGCCAGCACCAAGAGCATGGTGGAGTCGGTCGCGCGGCTCGCCGAGCGGCGGCCGGACGTCTTCAAAAAAACCCTCTCAGGTATCGAATCCCTCGTGAAAAACGCGCGACTCGCCCTCGAAGCGGGTGATCTGCCGGGCCTCGGTCGCCTGCTTGATCTCAATCAGATGTTATTGGCTGGACTGATGGTCTCGACCGAAGAGATCGAAACCGCCTGCCGCGTCGCCCGCGAGGCCGGTGCCCTCGGCGCCAAGCTCACCGGCGCGGGAGGGGGCGGCGCGGTGGTGGCACTGTGTGATGGCGATCCCGAGCCAGTGCTCGTCGCCTGGCGCAGGCACGGGCTCGAGTGTTTTTCGACACGCGTCGCAAGGCTGGGTGGTGGCAGATGAAACGCGTGCGCGCCGTCGCCTACTCGAACATCGCGCTGGCAAAGTACTGGGGGAAGGCCGACGTGGCCGAGAACCTGCCCGCGACACCCAGTCTCTCGCTCACCCTCGGCGGGCTCCGGACCCTCACCGAGGTCACGTTCGATACCGCACTCGAGCACGACGAGGCCTGGCTTGGGACTGAACCGCTGTCCGGTCGTCCTCTCGCGCGTGTGGTCGCGTTGCTCGACCGAGTGCGAGCCAAGGCCGGGCTCAGCACCCGCGCGAACGTCATCTCGCGCAACGACTTCCCGACCGCAGCCGGCCTGGCATCGAGCGCGTCCGGGTTCGCCGCCCTCGCGCTCTCGGCGTCGAGCGCGGCCGGGCTCGAGCTGTCGCTCGAAGAGCTGAGTGCGCTGGCGCGCGCTTCGAGCGCCTCCGCAGCGCGCTCCCTGTTCGGCGGCTACGCCAGCCTGGCTGCCGGCGCGCGCTCCGCCGAACGCGTGGCGAGCGCCGAGCACTTTCCGCTCAGCATGGTGGTCACCCTCACGGCACGCGGGCCGAAATCCGTCGGCTCGACCGAGGGCATGCAGCACACCGCAAGCACCAGCCCCTACTACCCAGCGTGGGTCGCGCACGCGCCAGCGCTGTTCGAGGAGGTCCGACGGGGTGTGCTCGAGCGCGACATCGAACGCTTGGGCACAGCCATGGAACAGAGTGCACTGATGATGCACGCCTCCATGTTCGCGGCCCGCCCCGCGGTGATCTACCTCCTGCCCACGACGCTGGCGGTGATGACCGCGGTCAAGACACTGCGCGAAGGCGGAGTGCCTGCGTACTACACGATGGATGCCGGACCGCACGTGAAGGTGCTCACGCTGCCCGAGCACAGCTCCCAGGTCAGCGACGTCGTGAGCGCCGTGCCCGGCGTGGAGCGCACCCTGATCAGCAGCGCGGGCCCCGACGCCCACACGACGGACGAAGACCCCCGAGGCGAGGTGTGAAGGCTCGCGCGCCTGGCAAGCTGGTGTTGTCCGGTGCGTACGCGGTGCTCTACGGAGCGCCCGGGATCGTCAGCGCTGTCGACCGCTACGCGATCGCGGACTCGAGTCGCGCGGCGGAGCTCGTGACCCCCGAGGTGCGCGCAGCCATCGGGGATGCTCCAGCGCCGTGGTTCGACGCTTCGGCCTTGCGCGGCCCGCGAGGCAAGCTCGGGCTCGGTTCGAGCGCGGCCATCCTCGTCGCGAGCCTCGCCGCCATCACACTCCGCGCCGGTGCGACCGCCGAAGACACCTCGCTCGGCGACGCGATCCTGGAAACTGCCCTCGAAGCCCACCGCGCGGCCCAGGGTGGCGGCAGTGGGATCGACGTTGCGTGCGCCACGCGCGGCGGAACGCTGGTGTTTCGGCGAACCGCCAGCGACCTTTCGCTCGAAGCCCGTGCTCTTCCCAGCTCGCTCAGCTTCGAGGTCTGGGCCGGCGGGCAGCCCGTTTCGACCGCAGAGTTCGTGCAGCGAGTCGCCGAGCTCGAGACCCGCGACCGCGCGGACTTCGCGCGACAGATGGCGACGCTGACGCTTCACGCGGAGGATGCCGCGCGCGCCCTCGCTGCGGCCGACGGCGCGGCATTGCTCAGCGCACTCGGAGCGCAACGGCGGGCGCTTGGCCGGCTCGGTGAGAGCGCCGGGGTCCCGATCGTGACCCAGGACATCGAGGAGCTGGCCGAGCTGGCGGAGAAGGACGACGCGGTCGTGATCCCGTCCGGCGCCGGAGGGGGCGACGTCGCACTCTACGCAGGACCAGAGCCACCATCACCGGCGCTCGTTGCGCGGAGGAATCGCCTCGGCCACGAGCGCCTCGAGCTCACCCTCGGCGCCCGCGGCGTACATGCATGGGACGGGTCGTGATAAGACCTTCGGACCTTGGCGATGACACGGCCCCTCGACTCTGAACCAGCTGACGACGCGCAAGGTTCGCGCATCGCCGGCTTCTACAAACTCGGCCTGCGCGAGCGCGTGGAGGAAATCGCCGCGCGCGTCGGCATGGCTCCGGAAGAAATCGCGGACGCGGTCCGGGCCGGTGGTCTCGACGTCGCCACCGCCGACAAGGTCGTCGAGAACGTGCTCGGCACGTATGCCATCCCGTTTGGGCTCGCGCTGAACTTCCGCATCAACGGCCGGGACCGGCTGGTGCCGATGGTCGTCGAGGAGCCCAGCGTGATCGCCGCCGCGTCCAATGCCGCCAAGATGGTGCGCGCCGCCGGCGGATTCTCGGCCGAGATGGTCGAGTCCCTGATGACGGGTCAGGTACAGGTCTACGGCGTTCGAAACCCCGCCCGCGCCATCCTGGAGCTCGAGGCCGCGATCCCCGAGCTTCTCTCGATCGGCACGCGCGCGGTACCCAACCTCGTAGAACGTGGTGGTGGGCCGGTGTCCATCGACGTGCGCGATCTGGGTCAGGAGAGCCTCGTGGTCCACGTGCACGTGGACTGCTGCGACGCGATGGGAGCCAACCTGGTCAACTCGATCGCCGAGGCCGTCGGCCCTCGCGTGGCCGAGCTCTCGGGGGGCAAGCTCGGACTCAGGATCCTCACCAACCTGTGCGATCGACGCCGGGTGCGCGCCACCTGCCGCGTGCACGCCAAGGACCTCGCGCTGCCCGAGAGCACCGGCTCCGAGCCGCCCCGCGCGCTGCCGTCGGGCACCCAGATCGTGGACTTGATCGCCGAGGCGTCACGCTTTGCCGAGCTCGACCCGTACCGCGCTGCGACCCACAACAAAGGCATCATGAACGGCATCGACGCTGTCGTTCTGGCCACAGGCAACGATTTCCGCGCTGTCGAAGCCGGCGCGCACTCGTTCGCCGCCGAGTCGGGTCGTTACCGTCCGCTGGCGACCTGGCGCCGTGACGGACACGATCTCTGCGGCACCCTGGAGTTACCGCTGGCCCTCGGCATCGTCGGCGGCACCCTGCGTGTTCATCCCGTCGCCCGACTGTCGCTCAAGATGCTCGGGGTCACCACCGCCGCGGAGCTGCAAGAGGTCGCCGCGTGCGCCGGGCTCGCTTCGAACCTGGCGGCGCTGCGCGCGCTGGCGACCGAGGGCATCCAGCGCGGCCACATGTCGCTGCATGCGCGGGCAGTGGCAACCGCGGCCGGCGCGGTCGGCGCCGAGGTCGAGTGGGTGGCAGCGGCCATCGCCGAGCTCGGTAACATCACCCTCGAAGAGGCAGGACTGCAGCTTCAGAAGAAGAGGAACGAGACGGATGGCTGAGCTCCGCAATGATCTGCTCGAACTGCTCCGACCCGAGCTCGCAGAGCTCTCGGCCTACGCACCGCTCGCGGGCGACTTCACAGTTCGCCTCGACGCCAACGAGGCGCCGCCCTTCCTGTCCGACGCGGCCCGGGCGCGCCTGGCCGAGGTCGCAGGCAGCACCGAGTGGCAGCGCTACCCGGACGCGCGCTCGCTCGCGCTCCGCCACGCCATCGCGGCCCGCACCGGCGTGACCCCGGACGAGGTGATGGCGGGCGTCGGCAGTGACGAGGTGATCTCGGTCTTGCTCACTGCCTTTGCGCGGCCGCGCGGCGAAAGTCCGGTCCCCACCGTGCTCACGACCACTCCGAGCTTCGTGATGTACCGGCAGAGCGCCAAGGTCCGGGGCATGAACTTGATGGAGGTCCCGCTCGACGCGAGCTGGGACCTCGCGGAGTCTTCCTTGCTCCGCGCCATCGAAATCACGCCGCCGAACGTCGTCTTCATCGCGACTCCCAACAACCCGACCGGCAACGCCATGAGCCGGGAGCGCCTGGAGCGTGGGATCGAGGCCGCCGCCGGCGCGCTGGTGATCGTCGACGAGGCGTACGTCGACTACGCAGCGGGCGGCCACCTGGACGCATTCCGCAAGTACCCGAACGTGGCGCTGCTCCGCACCCTCTCGAAGGTCGGGTTTGCAGCGCTGCGCGTGGGCTGGCTGATCGCGCGCCCCGAGATCATCCGGGAGCTGGACAAGGTTCGCTTGCCCTACAACCTGCCGACGGTGTCCCAAGCGGTGGCCACGGCGGTGCTCTCGGAGCTCGGCGGGGAGCTCGAAGCTCTGGTGAAGAGCGTGCGACAGGAGCGAGAGCGCATGACGCGAGCAATCTCGGAGATCGCCGGAGTCACGGTCACACCGAGCCAGGCGAACTTCCTCTGGGTGCGCACCGAACGCCCGGCAGGCGAGGTGTTCGACGCGCTGCTCGAGAAAAAGATCCTGGTGCGGAGCTTCCATGCGCGGGGCGGCAGGCTCGCTCACCAGCTGCGTGTGACCGTGGGCACGCCGGACGAGAACACGCTCTTCCTTCAGGCGCTGCGCGAGGTGGTGTGAGGGCTCACGCCGCGAAGTGGTTCTGCCTCGCCCTCCTGGCTCCGAGCGTGTCGGGCTGCATCTTCGGCGAGGGCTCCGTCACGCGGGTCTACGCCGGACGCAGCGTGGAAGGTCCGTACATCACACCCGAGGCCTACGCACACTATGCCCAGGGTGTGATCGAGGAGAGCCAGGGAAATTTCGCAAAAGCGCAGGCGGAGTATCAACGGGTGCTGCTCGACGACGACTCGAGCGCGGACGTCTGGACGCGGCTGGGCGCGGTATTGTGTGCGACGAGGCAAGAGGCAACCTCGGCCTTTGCGAAGGCCGAAGAGCTCGACCCGAAGTTTGCACCGATGTGGCGCGAACGCGCGCGCTGCACCCTCGCCGGAGGCAACGCCGCGGCCGCGCTGGCGCAGGCGGAGCGCGCAGTCGCCCTCGATCCGGACGACGAGCTCGCATCGCTGACTGTGGCGTCGGCCCTGGCGAAGCTGGGCCGCAACGACGAGGCGCAGCGCTGGGTGCTGGCGCTCTCCCTTCGCGGCCCACCCTCGCCTGCGGTGAAAGAAGCGCTCGGGAGGAGCGTCGCGCCCTCCCCCGCCGCGCCGAGCCCACCCCCAAGATCCGACGCGCTGGGCGCACACTTCTCGAACGAACGCCGCCCGACCCTCGCTGACGTCGATCGCGCGCTCGCCGAGCGCGCCCCGGCTCGGGCACGCCGCCTGGCAAAACTCGTGGGCCTTCGCACGAGCCACCTGGCGCTGCGCGCAGCGGCGCTCGGTGTCACCGACGTGGCCAGGACGGAAGCCGCCCGCGTGCTCGACGCCGATCCGAACGACAGCGATGCGCTGATCGCGGCCCTCTCGGCCGCCTCGCTCGACGGTGACCCCGCGGGCGTCGCGGCCCTCCTCACCCGCGGCGGCGCGGAGCCCCTCGCCCCGAGCAGCCTCGGCGTGCGCTTGTTCGCGGAGCTGCTGCGGCGGCGCGTCGGCAAGGATGCCGCCGCCATCTGGCTCGAAGGCTGGGCCCTTACCAAAGCTCGCGAGCCCCTCGAAGCCCGGGTCGAGGCCCGCGGCGCTCAGTGAATCTTCAGCTTCGGGGGCTTGGGTTTGTCTTCCATCGTCTTCTTGTCGAACTGGAGCTCGAGATCGACGACCGTCGTTTTCCCGGCCTCGACCTTCACCTTCTTCTGAGCCACCGACATGGTCGCGGGCAAGAGCGCGTTGACGCTGACCTCACCCACCGGCACGCCGGTGATCTCGTACTTCCCGTCGAGTCCCGTCACGTCGAAGGTTGCGTACTTGAGCACGAACACGTCCGCGGTCATGAACAGGTGCATCTGATCGATCAGCGTGTATCGACCGGGCACGTGCGGATAGAGCTTCACCGCCGAGCCACCCGGCACTGCGATCATGTCGGCTTTCATCTGCCCCCCCATCAGCTTCGGCACGTACGGCTCGCCGTCCTTGCTGAGCACATCGAGGCGCTGCCCAAACGTCACGCCCACGGTGCGACTGGGAAAAGCACAGCCTTCGGTGTTCAAGGTCACAGCCTGCCCCTTGGCGGGCACGAAGCCCTGGTACTCGGTGACCGTCACGAGCACATCGGCCAGACTCCGCAGCATGCCCTCTCGAAACAACCGCCCGTAGACGACGCGGGCTCCCTTGCACTTGTCGGAGATCTTCTCCGTCACCTCGAGCAGCGCCGGCGGCGGATCTCCCTTCATCACGATGGACCCGCGCAGCGTTCCCGTGGGCCCGGAGTAAGGCTGCTCCCCCTTCGGATTCACCTGCGCGCGCACCGAATCCTCGGAGAACGGCGTGGCATTCATGACGGGGGCAGATGCGGAGGGCACCGGGGCGGCGCTCTGTGTGGCGCTCGGGGTTGGCCCACCGGCGCCCGGGGAGCGCTCACAACCGCCGACCCAGGTGGCAAGGGCGGCAACCAAGGTGGCGAGGCGAAGGCGTGGGGCGGGCATCTGGGGGGCTCCAATTCCGGGCGGGGAGGCGCTTCAAGTTACCGAATCATAAAGTGATTTCAAAGCCGAGCGGGGCAGGGTAGAAATCACGTCGCTGTGCGTACCACGGCGCGTAGCAAAGCGCGGACCCGATCGTTCGGGATGTTTGAGAACCCGCTTCAAGCTGTGTAACGTCCGGACGCCCATAGCTCGGGCCCGAGATAAGGAACCGTCGATGCAGACTCGATCCCGCTCGTTCACCGTCCTTGCCTGCACCGCGCTCATCGCCGGCGCACTGCTCGCCTGCAAGAAGAAGACTCCGCCGCCGACGCCGGATCCCGGAGTGGGCACGGGCACCGGAACCGGCACGGGCACCGGAACGGGCACGGGCACGGGTACCGGAACCGGCACCACGCCGAGCTTCGACTCGACCAAACTCTACAAGGTGGGAGAGACCGCCAAGGCCCCAGACTTCTCGATGAGCATCGAGAACGTCAAGGAGTGCAAGGTCCCGTACTACTTCAAGCCCAAGAAGGGGAACATCAAGCTGGGCGTCGAGGTCCAGATCGAGGGTTCCGCCGACAAAGACGTGCCGGTGAACCCCTTCTACGCGAAGATCACCGACGGCGAGGGTTACTCGTACACCAGCACCTTCGGTGGCTGTGATCCCGAGCTGAAGAGTGTGCGCGTGACCAAGGCGGAGAAGGCCAAGGGCTGGATCACCTTCGAGGTCCCGCAGAAGGCGAGCAACCTGAAGCTCACCTACAACCCGTTCATCATCAGCACGGTGAAGCAAGAAGTGAAGTTCGACCTGGGTCGCTGATCGCAACTCAGTCGTGACAGCGGGGCGCTCTCGGGCGCCCCGTTTTCGTTTTGTAGGACCGGCGTCGCGCGGGTGCGCGGGGCTCAGCGAGCCGAGACCACGATCTTCGCTGCGCTCGCCATGTCGAGCGACCAACCCGGGGCGATGCCCAGCGCGAAGACGAGCACCGCCGCGATGACCAGCGCGCTCGAGACGAACGCCGACCGCATCGGCACGGCAAGCTCGGCTCCGGGCGCCGGTTCACGCATGTACATGAACACCATCACCCGCAGGTAGTAGTAGGCGCCAACCAGGCTGTTCAGCAGGCCAATGACGGCGAGCACGTACAGCTCGGCGTCCATGGCCGCGCGGAAAACGTAGATCTTGCCGAAGAATCCAGCGGTCGGCGGCATGCCCGCCAGGGACATCAGGAACAAGCTGAAGGCGAGCGCAGCGGACGGGTGGCGCTTGGCGAGCCCCGCCAGATCTTCGTAGCTGGTCGCTTCGGCGCCGCGGCTGCCGCACAAGATCAAGGCGCCGAAGGCCCCAGCGGTCGAGACCGTGTAGGTGAGCAAGTAGAAGAGCACACTCGCCTGACCGTCTGCCGAACGCATCGTCGAGACGACGCCGACGAGCGCGTAGCCCGCGTGCGCGATCGACGAGTACGCCAGCATGCGCTTGACCGAGCTCTGACGCCCGGCGACCAGGTTGGCGACGGTCATCGACAAGACGGCCAAGGTCGCCAGGACCGGAGGCCAGCCGGTGCCCCAGCTCATCAGGCGGGCGTCACCAAAGGCAACGACCACCACACGCAGGAGCACGGCGAAGGCCGCGGCCTTCACGGCCACAGCCATGAAGCTCGTCGCGGGAGTGGGCGCCCCCTCGTAGGCGTCCGGCGTCCACATGTGGAACGGCACTGCGCTCACCTTGAACGCAAGACCGGTCAGCGTCAGCACCACTGCGAGCAGCACCGGCGCAACCGGCACCACACTCCCGGGCTGCCCGATGGTCTTGATGGCCTCGCCGATGCCCACCAGATCGGTGTGCCCCGTTGCGCCGTACAAGAGCGCTGCCCCGAAGAGCATCAGCGCCGCGGCAAAGCTACCGAGCAAGAAATATTTGACGGCGGCCTCGGCCGCTCGCGCGCTGCGCCGGAGGCCGACCATGCAGTACACACCGAGGGACATGGTCTCGAGCGCGACGAACAGCGTGAGCAGATCGCCGGCCGCGGCCAGGGTCATCGCTCCCACGGTGCTGAGCAGCAGGAGCGGGAAGAACTCGGAGCGATCGATGCCGTGCTCCGGCAAATAACCGCCGGCCAGGAGCGCAGCGAAGGCCCCGCCGATGGAGAGCACGAAGCAGAAGAAGACGGTGAAACGGTCCATCACCAGGTACGGGCGCGTTGCCTCGAGCCCCGGGAGGTTCTCCGGACCGACCATCCAGACGCCGATGCTGAACGCGGCGCCGGCCATCAGCACGACCGCGGCGACGAGCGCCAGCTCACCGGAGCGGCCGGAGCCGGCGTCCGCTGGGTTGTCGCTGTCCGCGGGTGCCTTGCCGAAGGCCTCCGCCAGCATCAAGAGCAACGTGCCGAGCCCGACGACGAGCATCGGGGAGAGGCCGAACCAGAGGGTCAATGGGCACCTCCCGTCGGCCGCTCTTGGCCACCTGGGGCAAGTGCCGCGGTCTGGCTGTCGTCCTTCTTGTCGCCGCTAGCGTCGGCGGGCTTCGGCGGCTCAGGATAACCGGTCTCGAGCATGCCACCCTTGCGGGGCCGAAGCCGAGCCTTCGCCCCCGGCGTCATGTCCATGTAG is part of the Myxococcales bacterium genome and encodes:
- the hisC gene encoding histidinol-phosphate transaminase yields the protein MAELRNDLLELLRPELAELSAYAPLAGDFTVRLDANEAPPFLSDAARARLAEVAGSTEWQRYPDARSLALRHAIAARTGVTPDEVMAGVGSDEVISVLLTAFARPRGESPVPTVLTTTPSFVMYRQSAKVRGMNLMEVPLDASWDLAESSLLRAIEITPPNVVFIATPNNPTGNAMSRERLERGIEAAAGALVIVDEAYVDYAAGGHLDAFRKYPNVALLRTLSKVGFAALRVGWLIARPEIIRELDKVRLPYNLPTVSQAVATAVLSELGGELEALVKSVRQERERMTRAISEIAGVTVTPSQANFLWVRTERPAGEVFDALLEKKILVRSFHARGGRLAHQLRVTVGTPDENTLFLQALREVV
- a CDS encoding tetratricopeptide repeat protein, with the protein product MRAHAAKWFCLALLAPSVSGCIFGEGSVTRVYAGRSVEGPYITPEAYAHYAQGVIEESQGNFAKAQAEYQRVLLDDDSSADVWTRLGAVLCATRQEATSAFAKAEELDPKFAPMWRERARCTLAGGNAAAALAQAERAVALDPDDELASLTVASALAKLGRNDEAQRWVLALSLRGPPSPAVKEALGRSVAPSPAAPSPPPRSDALGAHFSNERRPTLADVDRALAERAPARARRLAKLVGLRTSHLALRAAALGVTDVARTEAARVLDADPNDSDALIAALSAASLDGDPAGVAALLTRGGAEPLAPSSLGVRLFAELLRRRVGKDAAAIWLEGWALTKAREPLEARVEARGAQ
- a CDS encoding carboxypeptidase regulatory-like domain-containing protein, with protein sequence MPAPRLRLATLVAALATWVGGCERSPGAGGPTPSATQSAAPVPSASAPVMNATPFSEDSVRAQVNPKGEQPYSGPTGTLRGSIVMKGDPPPALLEVTEKISDKCKGARVVYGRLFREGMLRSLADVLVTVTEYQGFVPAKGQAVTLNTEGCAFPSRTVGVTFGQRLDVLSKDGEPYVPKLMGGQMKADMIAVPGGSAVKLYPHVPGRYTLIDQMHLFMTADVFVLKYATFDVTGLDGKYEITGVPVGEVSVNALLPATMSVAQKKVKVEAGKTTVVDLELQFDKKTMEDKPKPPKLKIH
- a CDS encoding DUF4352 domain-containing protein, coding for MQTRSRSFTVLACTALIAGALLACKKKTPPPTPDPGVGTGTGTGTGTGTGTGTGTGTGTTPSFDSTKLYKVGETAKAPDFSMSIENVKECKVPYYFKPKKGNIKLGVEVQIEGSADKDVPVNPFYAKITDGEGYSYTSTFGGCDPELKSVRVTKAEKAKGWITFEVPQKASNLKLTYNPFIISTVKQEVKFDLGR
- a CDS encoding NADH-quinone oxidoreductase subunit N, with the translated sequence MLVVGLGTLLLMLAEAFGKAPADSDNPADAGSGRSGELALVAAVVLMAGAAFSIGVWMVGPENLPGLEATRPYLVMDRFTVFFCFVLSIGGAFAALLAGGYLPEHGIDRSEFFPLLLLSTVGAMTLAAAGDLLTLFVALETMSLGVYCMVGLRRSARAAEAAVKYFLLGSFAAALMLFGAALLYGATGHTDLVGIGEAIKTIGQPGSVVPVAPVLLAVVLTLTGLAFKVSAVPFHMWTPDAYEGAPTPATSFMAVAVKAAAFAVLLRVVVVAFGDARLMSWGTGWPPVLATLAVLSMTVANLVAGRQSSVKRMLAYSSIAHAGYALVGVVSTMRSADGQASVLFYLLTYTVSTAGAFGALILCGSRGAEATSYEDLAGLAKRHPSAALAFSLFLMSLAGMPPTAGFFGKIYVFRAAMDAELYVLAVIGLLNSLVGAYYYLRVMVFMYMREPAPGAELAVPMRSAFVSSALVIAAVLVFALGIAPGWSLDMASAAKIVVSAR